A region from the Sulfurospirillum oryzae genome encodes:
- the guaA gene encoding glutamine-hydrolyzing GMP synthase has translation MKEVPILVLDFGSQYTQLIARKLRESGVYCEIVPYNEKIEDIKKRNPKGIILSGGPASVYAKDSYHPDPAVYALGLPLLGICYGMQLLTQHFGGSVIPATHQEYGKAELKFESDHKIFKDTTCGQIVWMSHGDRVEALPTGFEKIGYSENSPYAAIADEKRNMYAFQFHPEVFHSEQGSKLLKNFAKHICGCESTWNMGSFAKEQIAKIREKVGSKKVLCGVSGGVDSSVVATLLAEAIGDQLVSVFVDNGLLRANEREQVEAMFRSRNVPLITVDASEKFLSRLAGVSDPEKKRKIIGETFIEVFDEEAKKHNGIQFLAQGTLYTDVIESVSVKGPSKTIKSHHNVGGLPDWMTFELIEPLREIFKDEVRILGAELGLPKDMLSRHPFPGPGLAIRIMGEVTKEDLKLLRAADVIMLEELRSTGYYEKTWQAFTVLLNVKSVGVMGDNRTYDNTICVRIVDATDGMTATFAHIPHTILENISRRIINEVNGINRVVYDISSKPPATIEWE, from the coding sequence ATGAAAGAAGTCCCTATCTTAGTCTTAGATTTTGGTTCACAATACACTCAGTTGATTGCACGTAAGCTCCGTGAGAGCGGTGTTTACTGTGAGATCGTCCCTTACAATGAGAAGATTGAAGATATTAAAAAACGTAACCCTAAGGGTATTATTTTAAGTGGTGGTCCAGCGTCTGTTTATGCTAAAGATTCGTATCATCCTGATCCTGCTGTTTATGCATTAGGATTGCCTCTTCTTGGTATCTGTTATGGTATGCAGCTTTTAACACAGCATTTTGGTGGTAGTGTTATTCCTGCAACACACCAAGAGTATGGTAAGGCTGAGCTTAAATTTGAGAGTGATCATAAAATTTTCAAAGATACAACCTGTGGACAAATTGTTTGGATGAGCCATGGTGATAGGGTTGAAGCGTTACCTACTGGATTTGAAAAAATTGGGTACAGTGAAAACTCTCCTTATGCGGCAATTGCCGATGAAAAACGCAATATGTACGCGTTTCAATTTCACCCAGAAGTATTTCACTCTGAGCAAGGAAGTAAGCTTTTAAAAAACTTTGCAAAACATATTTGTGGTTGTGAAAGTACATGGAACATGGGCTCGTTTGCAAAAGAGCAAATTGCTAAAATTCGCGAAAAAGTGGGCTCAAAAAAAGTACTTTGTGGCGTGAGTGGCGGTGTTGATAGCTCAGTTGTAGCCACTCTTTTAGCCGAAGCTATTGGCGATCAACTGGTTTCTGTTTTTGTTGACAATGGACTTCTTCGTGCCAATGAGCGTGAACAAGTCGAAGCGATGTTTAGAAGTCGCAATGTACCACTTATTACGGTGGATGCCAGCGAGAAATTTTTAAGCAGACTTGCGGGTGTCAGCGATCCTGAGAAAAAACGTAAAATCATTGGAGAGACTTTCATCGAAGTGTTTGATGAAGAGGCGAAAAAGCACAATGGCATTCAGTTTTTGGCGCAAGGCACGCTTTACACCGATGTCATCGAATCTGTTTCGGTTAAAGGTCCTTCTAAAACCATCAAATCACATCATAACGTTGGCGGGCTGCCAGATTGGATGACCTTTGAGCTGATTGAGCCATTGCGTGAAATCTTTAAAGATGAGGTAAGAATTTTAGGAGCAGAATTAGGGCTTCCAAAAGATATGCTTTCTCGCCATCCTTTCCCAGGACCTGGTCTTGCTATTCGCATCATGGGTGAAGTCACGAAAGAGGATTTAAAACTGTTACGAGCAGCTGATGTCATTATGTTAGAGGAACTTCGCTCAACGGGTTATTATGAAAAAACATGGCAAGCTTTTACGGTGCTTTTAAATGTCAAAAGTGTTGGCGTTATGGGTGATAATCGAACGTATGATAATACAATATGCGTGAGAATCGTTGATGCAACGGATGGTATGACGGCAACCTTTGCACACATTCCTCATACGATTTTGGAGAATATCTCTAGACGTATTATCAATGAGGTCAATGGCATTAACCGCGTGGTGTATGACATCTCTTCTAAACCACCTGCAACGATTGAATGGGAATAA
- the nhaD gene encoding sodium:proton antiporter NhaD, with protein MRILVALFALVNTIWASSGQDLTTTWVGIVSLVMFIVGYYIIAAEEKFHINKAKPALFVGTFIFILIGLYNAINGIDSKPLNHEVEMLILEIAQIFFFLLVAMTYIEVMIERHVFDALKYRLVSKGYSFKKLFWLTGTLAFFISPVADNLTTALILSTVLITIEKKNPAFLVPGAINIVVGANAGGAWSPFGDITTLMPWIAGKAEFFDFFGLFPAAFLGWLATGWLLSFSVPEGKPRFDVHTEERVRILKGGKIVIYLGAFTIFSAVVCQQLFNIPPMWGMMFGFSLLKLYSYQLKRKHGEALQTFSAIGKIEHDTLLFFFGILAAVGGLHFLGYLDLAVKLYERAGATVVNIGVGFLSAFIDNVPVMSAVLKANPNMGVDQWLLVTMTAGIGGSLISFGSAAGVGVMGKLRGIYTFGSHMKYAWTVLVGYILSLVIWYVQFEILGLY; from the coding sequence ATGCGAATCCTCGTAGCTTTGTTCGCCCTCGTCAATACGATTTGGGCATCAAGCGGTCAAGATCTCACGACGACATGGGTTGGCATTGTCTCTTTGGTCATGTTTATTGTAGGCTATTATATTATTGCCGCGGAAGAAAAATTTCATATCAATAAAGCCAAACCAGCTCTCTTTGTTGGTACCTTTATATTTATTTTAATCGGTTTGTACAATGCCATCAATGGAATTGATTCTAAGCCACTAAATCACGAAGTCGAGATGCTCATTTTAGAGATTGCGCAAATCTTTTTTTTCCTTTTGGTGGCGATGACTTACATCGAAGTGATGATCGAGCGACACGTTTTTGATGCCTTGAAGTATAGACTTGTTTCAAAGGGCTATTCCTTTAAAAAACTTTTTTGGCTCACAGGCACTTTAGCTTTTTTCATAAGTCCTGTAGCTGATAATTTAACCACCGCACTCATTTTATCAACTGTTTTGATTACAATTGAAAAGAAGAATCCCGCTTTTTTAGTGCCAGGTGCCATTAACATCGTTGTGGGTGCTAATGCCGGTGGTGCGTGGAGTCCCTTTGGAGACATTACAACACTCATGCCTTGGATTGCAGGTAAGGCAGAATTTTTTGATTTTTTTGGACTCTTTCCTGCGGCATTTTTGGGCTGGTTAGCCACAGGTTGGTTACTCTCCTTTTCAGTACCAGAGGGTAAACCTCGTTTTGATGTGCATACGGAAGAACGTGTTCGCATTCTAAAAGGCGGCAAAATTGTCATCTATCTTGGGGCATTTACCATTTTTTCTGCGGTTGTGTGCCAACAACTCTTTAACATTCCTCCCATGTGGGGCATGATGTTTGGCTTTTCGCTTTTAAAACTCTACAGCTATCAGCTCAAACGAAAACATGGCGAAGCGTTGCAAACGTTTAGCGCCATTGGAAAAATAGAACACGACACATTGCTCTTTTTCTTTGGTATACTTGCAGCTGTTGGAGGGCTACACTTTTTAGGTTATTTGGATTTAGCCGTTAAACTTTATGAGCGTGCTGGTGCTACAGTGGTTAACATCGGTGTGGGCTTTTTATCGGCTTTTATCGACAATGTTCCAGTGATGAGCGCGGTCTTAAAGGCTAACCCAAACATGGGTGTGGATCAGTGGTTACTTGTAACCATGACAGCAGGTATTGGTGGTAGCTTGATTAGTTTTGGTTCCGCTGCAGGTGTAGGTGTTATGGGAAAACTTAGAGGTATTTACACCTTTGGTTCTCACATGAAATACGCATGGACGGTCTTAGTCGGTTATATCTTATCGTTAGTGATTTGGTATGTACAATTTGAAATTTTGGGTTTATATTAG
- the nadB gene encoding L-aspartate oxidase, whose product MKTSYDVLIIGTGIAGLSAALALPKSLSVLIVSKDYAWECNTFYAQGGVAVARDDADIPLHVSDTLSAGAGHCNEEAVKILCSEGPSAIKHLIDMGFNFDKDEAGNLLYTKEAAHSTNRILHAGGDATGRYIHLFLMQKLPFPILYNTQVTDLLIDEGVCYGARVFHADKIFNLYAKKVIIASGGVGSLYEYHTNARTISADMQGICLSHGIALADMEMMQFHPTAFVLGNSVRKQLLSESLRGEGAMVVDEDGKRFVFDYDPRGELAPRDVVSRAIFKYKQKTGKEVYLDLSAFEPEHFKQRFPSIYFNMTTIGYNVPQQRIPISPAFHYSMGGIKTDLHGKVLHVKDLYAVGECAHTGVHGANRLASNSLLEGLVFSTRVAQEIIATMNTPKMHHTFSETEEVLEKENDKTLKNELRHLMWFYAGILRETKNLEKAKQRVTQMLKLSIGKLLRLRLLVSLEIISSALKRKESLGAHYLQQGNDTCESS is encoded by the coding sequence ATGAAAACGTCTTACGATGTTCTGATTATTGGCACTGGTATTGCAGGCTTGAGTGCCGCTTTAGCACTTCCAAAGTCACTCAGTGTACTCATTGTCTCTAAAGATTACGCGTGGGAGTGCAACACGTTTTACGCGCAAGGCGGTGTCGCTGTTGCTAGAGACGATGCCGATATACCTTTACATGTAAGCGATACACTGAGTGCAGGTGCAGGGCATTGCAATGAAGAAGCGGTCAAAATTCTCTGCTCAGAAGGGCCAAGTGCAATCAAACACTTAATTGATATGGGATTTAATTTCGATAAAGATGAAGCAGGAAATCTGCTTTATACCAAAGAAGCTGCTCATAGCACTAACCGTATTTTACATGCTGGAGGAGATGCAACGGGGCGTTATATTCACCTTTTTTTAATGCAAAAGCTTCCGTTCCCCATTCTTTATAATACGCAAGTCACTGATCTCTTGATTGATGAGGGTGTCTGTTATGGCGCGCGTGTTTTTCATGCCGATAAAATTTTTAATCTTTACGCTAAAAAAGTCATTATTGCCAGTGGTGGTGTCGGGTCACTTTATGAATACCATACCAATGCAAGAACCATCAGTGCTGATATGCAGGGCATTTGCCTTAGTCACGGCATTGCGCTTGCGGATATGGAGATGATGCAGTTTCACCCTACCGCTTTTGTGCTTGGAAACAGCGTTCGCAAACAGCTTTTAAGCGAGTCGCTTAGAGGCGAGGGCGCAATGGTCGTGGATGAAGATGGCAAACGCTTCGTGTTTGATTATGATCCAAGAGGAGAACTTGCTCCTCGTGATGTGGTAAGTCGCGCTATTTTTAAATACAAACAAAAAACGGGCAAAGAGGTTTATTTAGATCTCAGTGCATTTGAGCCTGAGCATTTTAAACAACGCTTTCCAAGCATCTATTTTAACATGACCACGATTGGTTATAACGTGCCACAGCAAAGAATTCCTATCTCACCAGCATTTCACTACTCAATGGGTGGTATCAAAACAGATTTACACGGAAAAGTCTTACATGTAAAAGATCTTTATGCGGTGGGCGAGTGTGCTCACACAGGTGTTCATGGAGCCAATAGACTTGCAAGTAACTCATTGCTTGAAGGGTTGGTCTTTTCCACTCGCGTGGCACAAGAGATTATAGCGACGATGAACACGCCAAAAATGCATCATACATTTAGTGAAACTGAAGAGGTACTTGAGAAAGAAAATGATAAAACACTGAAAAATGAACTACGCCATTTGATGTGGTTTTATGCAGGAATACTACGCGAAACGAAAAATCTAGAAAAAGCAAAACAGCGTGTTACTCAGATGCTAAAGTTGTCCATAGGAAAACTTTTAAGACTCAGGCTTCTTGTATCACTAGAGATTATCTCCAGTGCGCTTAAACGCAAGGAATCTTTAGGCGCGCACTACCTACAACAAGGGAACGACACATGCGAATCCTCGTAG
- the uvrC gene encoding excinuclease ABC subunit UvrC — MLAQKLKNAPHNAGIYQYFNAQGMLLYVGKAKSIKNRVKSYFRFSGELSAAPNLSPRIAKMISEVDNVEYIVVQSEHDALILENSLIKQLKPKYNILLRDDKTYPYIAINLSEPFPRFEITRKIVNDKHIKYFGPLSGSAKALLEALYLAFPLVQKRGCLKGKKACLFHQIHRCLAPCEQKVDMVTYAKIVQEALESLNDQKKLVNLLHVKMEEASMKLNFEEAAKLRDIINSIKDALHVTHVELSKLEDYDVFAVEIMEKVAVVMRLFIREGKIVSTSHTLMHNAYGFEKDELYQRSLFEFYNPMNQTFAKQILIAESFSEQEDMAQFLSEKFGQKITISAPQRGEKLHLISIAHENAKTLLLQNITKNPTTLPEQIQKLFDLISLPKRIEIFDNSHLGGKSPVGGMVVWDDGFDKSSYRRYELHHEDEYAQMKEMLERRINDFSKESPPDLWVLDGGETILKLAKSLLAQKGLYVDLLAIAKEKRDAKAHRAKGSAHDLLYNQNQSFHLPPSDKRLQFIQRLRDEAHRFAITYHQKKKRGRDMSLELLKIEGIGTATIKKLLLYFGTFEAIYNAEQEELEVTIGKKVGANLFHCLRK, encoded by the coding sequence ATGCTAGCCCAAAAACTTAAAAACGCGCCGCACAATGCGGGCATTTATCAATACTTTAATGCGCAGGGAATGCTTTTGTATGTCGGCAAAGCCAAAAGCATTAAAAATCGTGTCAAGAGTTATTTTCGCTTTTCTGGTGAACTAAGTGCCGCTCCCAATCTTTCACCTCGCATTGCAAAAATGATCAGTGAAGTTGACAATGTCGAGTATATTGTCGTGCAAAGTGAACATGACGCACTCATTTTAGAAAACTCTCTGATTAAACAGCTCAAGCCCAAATATAATATTCTTCTAAGAGATGATAAAACCTACCCTTACATTGCCATCAATCTTTCTGAACCTTTCCCTCGTTTTGAGATCACACGTAAAATTGTCAATGACAAGCATATCAAATATTTTGGCCCGCTCTCAGGTTCTGCCAAAGCGCTTTTAGAAGCACTCTATTTGGCTTTTCCTTTAGTTCAAAAAAGAGGATGTTTAAAAGGTAAAAAAGCGTGCCTTTTTCACCAAATCCATCGTTGTTTAGCGCCATGTGAACAAAAAGTTGACATGGTGACTTATGCCAAAATCGTGCAAGAAGCATTGGAGTCTTTAAACGATCAAAAAAAGCTCGTGAATCTTTTACATGTAAAGATGGAAGAGGCATCCATGAAGCTCAATTTTGAAGAGGCAGCCAAACTTCGTGACATTATAAACTCTATCAAAGACGCTTTACATGTAACTCATGTGGAGCTTTCAAAACTCGAAGATTACGATGTTTTTGCGGTTGAGATCATGGAAAAGGTGGCGGTGGTGATGCGTCTTTTTATCCGTGAAGGCAAAATCGTTTCAACCTCTCATACGCTGATGCACAACGCCTACGGTTTTGAAAAAGATGAGCTTTATCAACGTTCTCTTTTTGAGTTTTACAACCCTATGAATCAAACGTTTGCCAAGCAAATCCTCATTGCTGAATCCTTTAGTGAACAAGAAGATATGGCTCAATTTTTAAGTGAAAAATTTGGACAAAAAATCACCATTAGCGCACCGCAAAGAGGTGAAAAACTGCATCTAATATCCATTGCTCATGAAAATGCTAAAACACTTTTACTGCAAAATATTACGAAAAACCCAACAACATTACCAGAGCAAATTCAAAAACTTTTTGATCTGATTTCACTTCCTAAACGCATTGAAATCTTTGATAATTCCCATCTTGGAGGTAAATCTCCCGTGGGTGGTATGGTGGTATGGGATGATGGATTTGATAAGTCAAGTTACCGCCGTTATGAACTCCACCATGAAGATGAATACGCACAAATGAAAGAGATGTTAGAGCGCCGTATTAATGATTTTTCCAAAGAATCGCCCCCTGATCTTTGGGTACTTGATGGTGGTGAAACGATTCTTAAACTTGCCAAAAGTTTGCTCGCTCAAAAAGGTTTGTATGTCGATTTACTTGCCATTGCCAAAGAAAAGCGAGATGCCAAAGCGCACCGTGCAAAAGGGAGTGCGCACGACCTTCTCTACAACCAAAACCAATCGTTTCATCTGCCACCAAGTGATAAGCGTTTGCAGTTTATTCAAAGACTTCGCGATGAAGCACACCGCTTTGCCATCACCTATCACCAGAAGAAAAAACGAGGTCGTGATATGAGTTTAGAACTTCTAAAAATCGAAGGAATAGGTACCGCAACTATCAAAAAACTGCTACTTTATTTTGGGACATTTGAAGCTATTTACAACGCAGAGCAGGAAGAACTAGAGGTAACCATTGGTAAAAAGGTCGGTGCCAATCTATTTCATTGCTTAAGAAAGTAG
- a CDS encoding Hpt domain-containing protein — translation MILYDKSGLFLGMGNQELYLLGYEDMEEFRNYHNDFADLFVNKPGFIFKFKNFSWIDYAQHSGTPNKRVLIRTKNGKEIETSLTISEIYLQKEINGSTQFFSVELSNTPFKHDLPISLNKSQTFEPGADEPSSSLIQEESFIEDAPTSLGTSISFDAPLIPSTSTVEEDYTTPLFATTTETASIMPQQESEITFTPVTSVPQAEETFDFKLKFDDTILEEPKTQEKSEESEPLEYHSIDQIQINDLDFVPPLESYPEDKQEDLLEDPTLHVEELRVPTPAIAEEETFDLSECADELGLDISTLAQILEEYVNSLDTTMPLLSQAINANNRTSAKEEIAKLKSVALHLQIISLYHHFEHLETSLEFDTKEEILQTLTNLQEAIARFKESVL, via the coding sequence TTGATACTTTACGATAAAAGTGGTCTGTTTCTAGGAATGGGAAACCAAGAGTTGTACCTTTTAGGGTATGAGGATATGGAAGAGTTTCGTAATTATCATAACGATTTTGCTGATCTCTTTGTGAACAAACCTGGCTTTATCTTCAAGTTTAAGAACTTCTCGTGGATTGATTACGCGCAGCATAGTGGCACGCCCAATAAGCGCGTTTTGATTCGTACCAAAAATGGCAAAGAGATCGAAACGTCACTTACTATCAGTGAAATATACCTTCAAAAAGAGATCAACGGTTCAACACAATTTTTTAGCGTTGAACTCAGTAACACTCCTTTCAAACATGACCTACCTATTTCTCTCAATAAGTCTCAAACGTTTGAACCAGGAGCCGATGAGCCTTCATCTTCACTCATACAAGAAGAGTCTTTTATCGAAGATGCACCAACTTCTTTAGGCACAAGCATCAGCTTCGATGCACCACTGATTCCATCTACTTCTACGGTAGAAGAAGATTATACCACACCACTTTTTGCTACGACTACCGAAACAGCGAGCATTATGCCTCAGCAAGAGAGTGAAATTACCTTTACACCCGTAACTTCCGTACCACAAGCAGAAGAAACATTTGATTTTAAACTCAAGTTTGACGATACGATTTTGGAAGAGCCAAAAACACAAGAAAAATCTGAAGAAAGTGAACCACTCGAGTATCATTCGATTGACCAAATTCAAATCAACGATCTTGATTTTGTTCCACCTCTTGAGAGCTACCCTGAAGATAAACAAGAAGACCTTTTAGAAGATCCTACACTCCATGTTGAAGAATTAAGAGTACCAACGCCAGCTATTGCTGAGGAAGAAACATTTGACCTCTCTGAATGTGCTGACGAACTAGGACTTGATATTAGTACCTTAGCTCAAATTTTGGAAGAGTATGTCAATTCTTTGGATACAACAATGCCTCTACTATCCCAAGCCATCAATGCCAATAATCGAACCAGTGCTAAAGAAGAGATAGCCAAACTTAAAAGTGTTGCACTTCATTTGCAAATTATTTCACTCTATCATCACTTCGAACATTTAGAAACCAGTTTAGAGTTTGACACAAAAGAAGAGATCCTCCAAACATTAACAAATCTTCAAGAAGCAATTGCACGCTTTAAGGAGAGTGTTTTATGA
- a CDS encoding ATP-binding protein, producing MKLTTQHTLRLISQYPLIILFIFSSYFLFLSYTQFDTTLTLKNKIESTKVLSALSIELAKERGLSASYISSQGSIAKEALQEQRVAVTKAITEFHNFYQTHEVTPNIKNTILYINKIGDMRQAVDNFTVDFNKMFFDYYSQINTFLLKELETIGTINSNSNISNLTYSLVSAYKNIEYLGQERGFVSKILSQYVPFSPKDLEIWINIFGVSNIFDHTTINDKSTRTQIENLYKLPDNIKLEEEITQVKAELITAAQSGEYLIDPTLWFGLLTKKIDILDKSAQIIKISLNAEEKSYDNQNIGQLIGAAITWVLSIILMFLGFGLSGQFRKNVQGLENIFTRVEELAETKEKVDFNTAEGMNVAYGIIDRAIENIAKEKKNAEEASAAKSIFLANMSHEIRTPLNGIIGFTELLKNSDLDEEKREFVDVIEKSSENLLAIINNILDLSKVESNKIEIDEILFSPIDEFENAVEVYGPKAAEKNIQLSLYIDPSLHNYLKGDAVKIKEVLINLMSNAVKFTPNNGQITVEIKRMDNAPLDKARVLFSVQDSGIGIHQDKIEGIFDAFNQADSTITRKFGGTGLGLTISSKYISLMGGRLDVESEEGKGSRFFFVLDLVESTASGTDYKDHFSDFNCAIYSPLNSTKAHTEFMYDYFTYFGAHAKYYTDFPALKNLIFKAGSNIIVADYNNLTKEELEEYKKIKLPIILIFKSSQQSKYNEYNTKYITPMYEPINVSKLVKALESKREFLPTKDDRVEPQPLQKATFGKKFKANVLVAEDNEINQKLIRRTLEDLGLNITIVPNGLQALERRRSENFDMIFMDIAMPVMDGIESTHKILEYEEKNHLPHIPIVAITANALKGDRERFMKEGLDEYITKPIKKDSIISILNLFIQDKIDYTAQEEETAEVKLVTMPILNTEDEVAPTLSIEEEAPSEEASQDISIPSQEDELPTPLITEPSIAMKDILVLKKSPIETKIFTSVLSKMCEQVDAAVSFNDFKQKIESEHYRIVLFDKEMLLEDAQTFLTWMVSVAEHQQAGKINTIMFVDPKDKNQDSTVAFDAILPNQISKKDLEILIHKFI from the coding sequence ATGAAATTAACGACCCAGCATACGCTAAGGCTTATCAGTCAATATCCTCTGATTATCCTTTTTATCTTTTCGAGTTACTTTCTCTTTCTGTCATATACCCAATTTGATACAACGTTAACACTTAAAAACAAGATTGAAAGTACCAAAGTTTTGAGCGCACTGTCCATCGAACTTGCCAAAGAGAGGGGTCTTAGCGCTTCGTATATTTCCAGTCAAGGAAGTATCGCAAAAGAAGCCCTTCAAGAACAACGTGTTGCAGTTACAAAAGCTATCACAGAATTTCATAATTTTTATCAAACACATGAAGTAACTCCAAATATTAAAAATACCATTCTCTATATTAATAAAATTGGCGACATGAGACAAGCGGTAGATAATTTCACCGTTGATTTCAATAAAATGTTCTTTGATTACTATAGCCAAATTAACACATTTCTTTTAAAAGAACTCGAAACCATCGGAACAATTAATTCCAACTCAAATATTTCCAACCTCACCTATTCATTGGTTTCAGCCTATAAAAATATTGAATATCTAGGACAAGAAAGAGGTTTCGTTTCTAAAATTCTGAGCCAGTATGTTCCTTTCAGCCCTAAAGATCTTGAAATTTGGATCAATATTTTTGGTGTTTCCAACATTTTTGATCATACAACCATCAATGACAAATCAACACGTACCCAAATCGAAAATCTCTATAAACTACCTGATAATATCAAGCTTGAGGAAGAAATCACCCAAGTTAAAGCTGAACTTATTACCGCAGCGCAAAGTGGTGAATACTTAATCGACCCAACATTATGGTTTGGACTTTTAACGAAAAAAATTGATATTCTTGATAAATCCGCTCAAATTATTAAAATCTCTCTTAATGCTGAAGAGAAAAGCTATGATAACCAAAATATTGGCCAGCTCATTGGTGCTGCTATCACATGGGTTCTTTCTATTATTTTGATGTTCTTAGGTTTCGGACTTTCAGGTCAATTTAGGAAAAACGTTCAAGGGCTTGAAAATATCTTCACACGTGTCGAAGAGCTCGCTGAAACCAAAGAGAAGGTTGACTTTAACACGGCAGAGGGTATGAACGTCGCTTATGGCATTATTGATAGAGCGATTGAAAACATTGCTAAAGAGAAGAAAAATGCGGAAGAAGCAAGTGCTGCAAAAAGTATCTTCCTCGCCAACATGTCACATGAAATCAGAACACCGCTTAACGGTATTATTGGCTTTACAGAGCTCTTAAAGAACTCTGATTTAGATGAAGAAAAACGCGAATTTGTTGATGTTATTGAAAAAAGTTCTGAAAATCTTTTGGCGATTATTAACAATATTCTTGATCTTTCTAAAGTCGAAAGTAATAAAATCGAGATTGATGAAATTCTTTTCTCACCTATTGATGAATTTGAAAATGCCGTTGAAGTGTATGGACCTAAGGCTGCTGAGAAAAATATTCAACTCTCTTTATATATTGATCCAAGTCTGCACAACTACCTCAAAGGTGATGCTGTTAAAATCAAAGAGGTTTTGATTAACCTTATGAGTAACGCGGTTAAATTTACCCCAAATAACGGTCAAATTACTGTTGAAATTAAACGTATGGACAATGCACCGCTTGATAAAGCACGCGTACTCTTTAGTGTACAAGATTCTGGTATTGGTATTCATCAAGATAAAATTGAGGGTATTTTTGATGCCTTTAACCAAGCCGATTCAACCATCACACGTAAATTTGGAGGTACAGGACTTGGTCTTACAATCTCATCTAAATACATCTCACTTATGGGTGGACGCTTAGATGTTGAGAGTGAAGAAGGCAAAGGTAGTCGCTTCTTCTTTGTGCTTGACCTTGTTGAATCTACAGCCAGTGGTACCGACTATAAAGATCATTTTAGTGACTTCAACTGTGCCATCTACTCTCCACTCAATAGTACAAAAGCACATACAGAATTTATGTATGACTACTTTACCTATTTTGGCGCACATGCAAAATATTATACTGATTTCCCTGCTCTTAAAAACCTTATCTTTAAAGCGGGTAGTAATATCATTGTAGCTGATTACAATAACCTCACCAAAGAAGAACTTGAGGAGTATAAAAAGATTAAATTGCCTATTATCTTAATCTTTAAATCCTCACAACAATCTAAATACAACGAATACAATACAAAATATATTACACCTATGTATGAGCCTATTAACGTCTCTAAATTGGTCAAAGCATTAGAATCCAAACGTGAGTTTTTACCTACTAAAGATGACCGTGTTGAACCACAACCACTGCAAAAAGCAACTTTTGGCAAAAAATTTAAAGCCAATGTTCTTGTTGCAGAAGATAATGAGATTAATCAAAAATTGATCCGTAGAACCCTTGAAGACTTAGGACTTAATATTACTATCGTTCCTAACGGTTTACAAGCCTTAGAGCGAAGACGTAGTGAAAATTTTGATATGATCTTCATGGATATTGCAATGCCTGTGATGGACGGTATTGAATCAACCCACAAAATTTTAGAATATGAAGAGAAAAATCATCTTCCACACATCCCGATTGTTGCCATTACGGCTAATGCACTTAAAGGTGATCGTGAGCGTTTTATGAAAGAAGGGTTGGATGAATACATCACCAAACCAATTAAAAAAGACAGCATCATCAGTATTCTTAATCTTTTTATCCAAGATAAAATTGACTATACTGCGCAAGAAGAGGAAACTGCTGAAGTCAAACTCGTTACGATGCCTATACTCAACACAGAAGATGAAGTAGCACCTACTTTAAGCATTGAAGAAGAGGCTCCAAGCGAAGAAGCAAGTCAAGACATATCCATTCCTTCGCAAGAAGACGAGTTACCTACACCTTTGATAACAGAACCATCTATCGCCATGAAAGATATTCTTGTTTTGAAAAAAAGTCCTATTGAAACTAAAATTTTTACGAGTGTTTTAAGTAAAATGTGTGAACAAGTCGATGCGGCTGTTTCGTTTAATGATTTTAAACAAAAAATCGAATCCGAGCATTACAGGATTGTACTTTTTGATAAAGAAATGCTCTTAGAGGACGCTCAAACATTTTTAACATGGATGGTATCTGTCGCAGAGCACCAACAAGCAGGTAAAATCAATACGATTATGTTTGTTGATCCAAAAGATAAGAACCAAGATTCTACTGTTGCCTTTGATGCTATTTTACCAAACCAAATTAGCAAAAAAGACCTTGAGATATTGATCCACAAGTTTATTTAA
- a CDS encoding response regulator has protein sequence MEKQLKILAVDDDFINLKLISSMLRKNTQVGIIIEATNGLDAINLLKTQGDIDLVLLDIKMPVMDGIEFLTNIQSMIEFKKLPVIVLTTDETRKHEAFDHGAFDFLVKPIREHDLSSKIAKVADLF, from the coding sequence ATGGAAAAGCAATTAAAAATTCTAGCCGTTGACGATGATTTTATCAATCTTAAACTCATTAGTTCCATGTTACGTAAGAACACACAAGTTGGTATTATTATTGAAGCAACCAATGGGCTAGATGCCATTAATCTCTTAAAAACACAAGGCGATATTGATCTTGTTCTTTTAGACATTAAAATGCCTGTCATGGATGGTATTGAATTTCTAACGAATATTCAGTCGATGATTGAATTTAAGAAGCTTCCCGTTATCGTTTTAACGACAGATGAGACACGAAAGCACGAAGCATTTGATCATGGCGCTTTTGATTTTTTAGTTAAACCTATTAGAGAGCATGATTTAAGTAGTAAAATAGCGAAAGTTGCTGATCTTTTTTGA